A section of the Deinococcus taeanensis genome encodes:
- the rplC gene encoding 50S ribosomal protein L3, with protein sequence MTKGILGTKIGMTQIWKGDKAIPVTVVLAGPCPVVQRKTAQTDGYEAVQIGYAPKREKSVNRPEAGHFKKAGVSPVRFLREFRGFTPEGDTVNVDIFAEGEKIDATGTSKGKGFQGVMKRWNFKGGPASHGSKKWHRRPGSIGQRKTPGRVYKGKRMAGHMGMERITVQNLEVVEIRADENIILVKGAIPGANGGLVVLRQAAKGGK encoded by the coding sequence ATGACCAAAGGCATCCTCGGCACCAAGATCGGCATGACGCAGATCTGGAAAGGCGACAAGGCCATTCCGGTGACCGTTGTTCTGGCCGGCCCCTGCCCCGTCGTGCAGCGTAAAACTGCGCAGACCGACGGTTACGAGGCCGTGCAGATCGGCTACGCGCCCAAGCGCGAGAAGAGCGTCAACCGGCCCGAAGCGGGTCACTTCAAGAAGGCCGGCGTTTCGCCCGTGCGCTTCCTGCGTGAATTCCGCGGCTTCACCCCCGAGGGTGACACTGTGAACGTCGATATCTTCGCTGAAGGCGAGAAGATCGACGCGACCGGCACCAGCAAGGGGAAGGGCTTCCAGGGCGTCATGAAGCGCTGGAACTTCAAGGGTGGTCCCGCGAGCCACGGTTCCAAGAAGTGGCACCGCCGCCCCGGCTCCATCGGCCAGCGTAAAACGCCCGGTCGCGTGTACAAAGGCAAACGCATGGCCGGCCACATGGGCATGGAGCGCATCACCGTCCAGAACCTCGAAGTGGTCGAGATTCGCGCTGACGAGAACATCATCCTGGTCAAGGGTGCAATTCCCGGCGCCAACGGTGGGCTCGTCGTGCTGCGTCAGGCTGCCAAGGGAGGCAAGTAA
- the fusA gene encoding elongation factor G, whose product MTTKAQSYLTHFRNIGIAAHIDAGKTTTTERILYYTGRTHNIGEVHDGAATMDWMEQERERGITITAAATTAKWKRSGTDQEYVVNIIDTPGHVDFTIEVERSMRVLDGAVAVFDSSQGVEPQSETVWRQADRYGVPRIAFSNKMDKTGASFELVLSDIKERLGAIPAPIQYPMGQESDFKGIIDIVRQRAHTYTNDLGTDIVESDVPAEYADKVAEMRAQLIEAAAEVDEDLMMMYLEGEEPSVEQLVFAIRKGTIEKRIFPVLCGSALKNKGVQLLLDAVIDYLPSPLEVPAIKGKIEDTEDTTEFPADPEGKLAALAFKIMADPYVGRLTFVRIYSGTLQSGSYVYNASKEKRERVGRLLKMHANSREEVTELKAGELGAVIGLKDAGTGNTLIGDGDDKVLLESIDVPEPVIKLAIEPKTKADQEKMGIGLQKLAEEDPTFKVETDQESGQTTIAGMGELHLEILVDRLKREYKVEANVGAPQVAFRETITRAVDVEGKFVRQSGGRGQFGHVKIKAEPLEPGAGFVFENAIVGGTVPREYVGPAQKGIEEAMQSGPMLGFPVVDMKVTIYDGSYHEVDSSEMAFKIAGSMALKEAVQKGAPALLEPIMRVEVTVPEDYMGDIIGDLNSRRGQIQGMEARGNAQIVKAFVPLSEMFGYATDMRSMTQGRASYSMFFDHYSQVPNNIAQQLMKK is encoded by the coding sequence ATGACCACCAAAGCCCAGAGCTATCTGACCCACTTCCGTAACATCGGGATTGCCGCGCACATTGACGCCGGCAAGACCACGACCACCGAGCGCATCCTGTACTACACCGGGCGTACCCACAACATCGGTGAAGTGCACGACGGCGCCGCCACCATGGACTGGATGGAGCAGGAGCGCGAGCGCGGCATCACCATCACCGCCGCCGCCACGACCGCCAAGTGGAAGCGCAGCGGCACCGACCAGGAATACGTCGTGAACATCATCGACACCCCCGGTCACGTGGACTTCACCATTGAAGTCGAACGTTCCATGCGCGTGCTCGACGGCGCCGTGGCCGTGTTCGACTCCAGCCAGGGCGTCGAACCGCAGAGCGAGACCGTGTGGCGTCAGGCTGACCGGTACGGCGTGCCCCGCATCGCGTTCAGTAACAAGATGGACAAGACCGGCGCCAGCTTCGAACTGGTGCTGAGCGACATCAAAGAGCGCCTCGGTGCGATCCCCGCGCCCATCCAGTACCCCATGGGTCAGGAAAGCGACTTCAAGGGCATCATCGACATCGTGCGTCAGCGCGCTCACACGTACACCAACGACCTGGGCACCGACATCGTCGAAAGTGACGTGCCCGCTGAATACGCCGACAAGGTCGCCGAGATGCGCGCCCAGCTGATCGAAGCGGCCGCGGAAGTCGACGAAGACCTGATGATGATGTACCTCGAAGGCGAAGAACCCAGCGTGGAGCAGCTGGTCTTCGCGATCCGCAAGGGCACCATCGAGAAGCGCATCTTCCCCGTGCTGTGCGGCAGCGCCCTGAAGAACAAAGGCGTGCAGCTGCTCCTGGACGCGGTGATCGACTACCTGCCCAGCCCCCTCGAAGTGCCCGCCATCAAAGGCAAGATCGAGGACACCGAGGACACCACCGAGTTCCCCGCTGACCCTGAAGGCAAACTGGCCGCGCTGGCCTTCAAGATCATGGCCGACCCCTACGTGGGCCGCCTGACCTTCGTGCGCATCTACTCCGGCACCCTCCAGTCCGGCAGCTACGTGTACAACGCCAGCAAGGAAAAACGCGAGCGCGTGGGCCGTCTGCTGAAAATGCACGCCAACAGCCGCGAGGAAGTCACCGAACTCAAGGCCGGGGAACTGGGCGCTGTGATCGGCCTGAAAGACGCTGGCACCGGCAACACCCTGATCGGCGACGGTGACGACAAGGTCCTGCTCGAAAGCATTGACGTGCCCGAGCCGGTCATCAAGCTCGCCATCGAGCCCAAGACCAAGGCCGACCAGGAGAAGATGGGCATCGGCCTGCAGAAGCTGGCCGAAGAAGATCCCACCTTCAAGGTCGAAACCGACCAGGAGTCCGGTCAGACCACCATCGCCGGCATGGGCGAACTGCACCTGGAAATCCTGGTGGACCGACTGAAGCGCGAGTACAAGGTCGAAGCGAACGTCGGTGCGCCCCAGGTGGCCTTCCGTGAAACCATCACCCGCGCGGTGGACGTCGAAGGGAAGTTCGTGCGTCAGTCCGGCGGCCGCGGTCAGTTCGGCCACGTGAAGATCAAAGCTGAGCCCCTCGAGCCCGGCGCTGGCTTCGTGTTCGAGAACGCCATCGTCGGCGGCACCGTGCCCCGCGAGTACGTCGGCCCGGCCCAGAAAGGCATCGAGGAAGCCATGCAGAGCGGCCCCATGCTCGGCTTCCCGGTCGTGGACATGAAAGTCACCATCTACGACGGCAGCTACCACGAAGTGGACTCCTCGGAAATGGCGTTCAAGATCGCCGGCAGCATGGCCCTCAAGGAAGCCGTGCAGAAGGGCGCCCCCGCCCTGCTCGAGCCGATCATGCGCGTCGAGGTGACCGTGCCCGAAGACTACATGGGCGACATCATCGGCGACCTGAACAGCCGCCGCGGTCAGATTCAGGGCATGGAAGCCCGTGGTAACGCCCAGATCGTGAAGGCCTTCGTGCCCCTGAGCGAAATGTTCGGCTACGCCACGGACATGCGCTCCATGACCCAGGGTCGCGCCAGCTACTCCATGTTCTTCGACCACTACAGCCAGGTGCCGAACAACATCGCGCAGCAGCTGATGAAGAAATAA
- the rpsG gene encoding 30S ribosomal protein S7: MARRRQAEVRVIQPDLVYQDVLVSATINRIMQDGKKNLASRIFYGAMKLVQERTGQESLKIFKQAYDNIKPRVEVRSRRVGGSTYQVPVEPSERRKQSLTLRWMMSAVEGRPERTAVERLAGEIMDAAQGRGGAIKKKDDVERMAEANRAYAHYRW; the protein is encoded by the coding sequence ATGGCACGTCGCCGCCAAGCTGAAGTGCGCGTCATCCAGCCCGACCTGGTCTACCAGGACGTTCTGGTGAGCGCAACCATCAACCGCATCATGCAGGATGGCAAGAAGAACCTCGCGTCCCGCATCTTCTACGGAGCCATGAAGCTCGTTCAGGAACGCACCGGCCAGGAGTCCCTGAAGATCTTCAAGCAGGCCTACGACAACATCAAACCCCGCGTGGAAGTGCGCAGCCGCCGCGTCGGCGGCAGCACCTACCAGGTGCCCGTCGAGCCCAGCGAGCGCCGCAAGCAGAGCCTCACGCTCCGCTGGATGATGTCCGCCGTGGAAGGCCGCCCCGAGCGCACCGCCGTGGAGCGCCTCGCCGGTGAAATCATGGACGCCGCCCAGGGCCGCGGCGGCGCCATCAAGAAAAAAGACGACGTGGAGCGCATGGCGGAAGCCAACCGCGCCTACGCGCACTACCGCTGGTAA
- the rpsJ gene encoding 30S ribosomal protein S10, protein MVAPKIRIKLRGFDHKALDQSASKIVDTVRRTGADVSGPVPLPTRIRRFCVLRSPFVNKDSREHFEIRTHNRLVDIMNPTKKTIDSLMTLDLPTGVDIEIKTVGGRA, encoded by the coding sequence ATGGTTGCCCCGAAGATCCGTATCAAACTGCGTGGCTTTGACCACAAGGCGCTGGACCAGTCCGCCAGCAAGATCGTGGACACGGTCCGGCGCACCGGGGCGGACGTGAGCGGCCCCGTGCCGCTCCCCACCCGCATCCGCCGCTTCTGCGTGCTGCGCTCCCCCTTCGTGAACAAGGACAGCCGCGAGCACTTTGAGATCCGCACCCACAACCGTCTGGTGGACATCATGAACCCCACCAAGAAGACGATCGACAGCCTCATGACCCTCGACCTGCCCACCGGCGTGGACATCGAGATCAAGACCGTCGGGGGCCGCGCATGA
- the tuf gene encoding elongation factor Tu, translating into MAKGTFERTKPHVNVGTIGHVDHGKTTLTAAITFTAAAMDPTIEKLAYDQIDKAPEEKARGITINTAHVEYNTPTRHYSHVDCPGHADYVKNMITGAAQMDGAILVVSSADGPMPQTREHILLARQVGVPYIVVFMNKVDMVDDEELLELVEMEVRELLSKYEFPGDDLPVIKGSALQALEALQANPKTARGDNNWVDRIWELLDAVDSYIPTPERDTDKQFLMPVEDVFTITGRGTVATGRVERGTVKVQDEVEIIGLRDTKKTTVTGIEMHRKLLDSGMAGDNVGVLLRGVARDDVERGQVLAKPGSIKPHTKFEASVYVLSKDEGGRHSAFFGGYRPQFYFRTTDVTGVVELPEGVEMVMPGDNITFVVELIKPIAMEEGLRFAIREGGRTVGAGVVAKVLE; encoded by the coding sequence ATGGCTAAAGGAACGTTCGAGCGCACCAAGCCCCACGTGAACGTGGGCACGATCGGTCACGTCGACCACGGCAAGACCACCCTCACGGCCGCGATCACCTTCACGGCCGCCGCGATGGACCCCACCATCGAAAAACTGGCCTACGACCAGATCGACAAGGCCCCCGAAGAAAAAGCCCGCGGCATCACCATCAACACCGCGCACGTCGAGTACAACACCCCCACGCGCCACTACAGCCACGTAGACTGCCCCGGCCACGCCGACTACGTCAAGAACATGATCACCGGCGCCGCGCAGATGGACGGCGCGATCCTGGTGGTCAGCAGCGCCGACGGCCCCATGCCCCAGACCCGCGAGCACATCCTGCTCGCCCGTCAGGTCGGCGTGCCCTACATCGTCGTGTTCATGAACAAAGTCGACATGGTCGACGACGAAGAACTGCTCGAGCTCGTGGAAATGGAAGTCCGCGAACTGCTCAGCAAGTACGAGTTCCCCGGTGACGACCTCCCCGTCATCAAGGGCAGCGCGCTGCAGGCCCTCGAAGCCCTGCAGGCCAACCCCAAAACCGCCCGCGGCGACAACAACTGGGTGGACCGCATCTGGGAACTGCTCGACGCGGTCGACAGCTACATCCCCACCCCCGAGCGTGACACTGACAAGCAGTTCCTGATGCCCGTCGAAGACGTGTTCACCATCACCGGCCGCGGCACCGTCGCCACCGGCCGCGTGGAGCGCGGCACCGTCAAGGTGCAGGACGAAGTGGAAATCATCGGTCTGCGCGACACGAAGAAAACCACCGTCACCGGCATCGAAATGCACCGCAAGCTGCTCGACAGCGGCATGGCGGGCGACAACGTGGGCGTGCTGCTGCGCGGCGTGGCCCGTGATGACGTCGAGCGCGGCCAGGTGCTGGCCAAGCCCGGCAGCATCAAACCCCACACCAAGTTCGAAGCCAGCGTGTACGTGCTGAGCAAGGACGAAGGGGGCCGTCACAGCGCGTTCTTCGGCGGCTACCGCCCGCAGTTCTACTTCCGCACGACGGACGTGACCGGCGTGGTGGAACTGCCCGAAGGCGTGGAAATGGTCATGCCTGGCGACAACATCACCTTCGTGGTGGAACTGATCAAGCCCATCGCCATGGAAGAGGGTCTGCGCTTCGCCATCCGCGAAGGTGGCCGCACCGTCGGCGCCGGCGTCGTTGCCAAGGTCCTGGAGTAA